AATATCAGGTTTTTTTAAATCGACAAATGGTGCTCAGACTTTCGCAATAAACAGGTCAATTATTGATACAATCATCAAGTCTAGAAACAATGTTCTTGAGGGCTTAAATTGCCTTGCTACATATATCCCTGATTAGTTACAAAAATCAATAAAATGAAGACTATAACGGTATTTATTAATCCGCTATTATTAGATAATAGCTCAATGAACAAACAAATGAGAAAACGAAAACAATTAGAACAACATTACAAACGAAAACGACAATGCAACACATAAGTCAAAACAACAATCAATATCAATCAAAATTGAAAATAGTATTTAAAGATATTAAAGATGCGATAGCTGGTTCTGAACAGGATTATACCAGTGGAAGTATGAAGAAAGCCATTTTTCTGCTTTCTATTCCTATGGTTCTTGAAATGATCATGGAATCGGTATTCGCTATTGTGGATATTTATTTTGTATCCAAAATCAGTACACAAGCTGTTACCACCGTAGGACTCACAGAGTCACTATTGGTTGCAGTTATTTTTACCATTGGAATGGGCTATGCTATGGCAACAACGGCTTTGATTTCCAGACGAGTTGGTGAAAAAAAATATGAAGAAGCCTCAAAAGTAGCTGTTCAAGCAATCATTCTTGGTGTAGTTACATCCATTGTTCTGGCAATACCAGGCGTATTTTATGCTTCTGATTTATTGCGAATAATGGGTGCAGAGAAGGATATAGTTGAGAACATGAGCACTTACACCGCCATTATGTTTGGTGGAAATGGAATCATCATGTTGCTATTTATTATCAATGCAGTATTTCGTGGTGCTGGCGATGCAGCAGTAGCCATGCGCGTACTCTGGCTTGCCAATGGAATCAATATTATTCTAGATCCTCTTTTAATTTTTGGAATAGGACCTTTCCCTAAATTAGGTGTTGAAGGAGCAGCAATAGCAACCACTATTGGCCGGGGATTAGCGGTTATCTACCAAATTTACCTGCTGTTTAATGGGAAGCATCGAATAAAACTGACTTTAGCAGCCTTTAAGGTAGATTTCTCAATTATTGGTCAATTAGTTAAGCTATCATTAGGAACAATTGGTCAGTATTTTATTGCTACAGCTAGTTGGCTTGGATTAGCACGAATACTTTCTACTTTTGGAAGCGATGTTTTTGCTGGTTATCAAATCGCTATCAGGGTATTTATATTCTCTTTGCTGCCATCTTGGGGAATTAGCAATGCTGCGGCTACATTAGTTGGACAAAATTTAGGAGCGAATAACCCTGACAGAGCTGAAAAAACAGTATGGATGGTAGCCAAAGTGAATATGATTACTATGGCTATAGTAATGGTGTTTTTCCTGACTATTCCAGAATTATTGATAAAAATGTTTACCACAGATGCCATAGTGGTAGCCAGTGGAAGTCAATGCTTGCGAATTATGGGGCTCGGCCTGATATTTTATGGCCTTGGAATGGTTATGATTAATTCATTTAATGGAGCAGGAGATACATTTACGCCTACATGGATAAATGTTATTGCTTTCTGGGCTATTGAGATTCCATTAGCTTGGTTTCTTGCACTGCATTCTGGCTTAAACGAAATAGGTGTATTTATTGCCATTGTTGTAGCTGAAACAGTAATGACAATTATTGCTTTGATGATATTTAGGCAAGGCAAGTGGAAATTGAAGAAAGTGTAATTATTTAACTCTGGCAGGGTTTTGAACCCTGTCAGAGTTTATAAGCTCGAGCAAAGCGAAAAAAAGTTATATTTATGCTATAAAAAAACAGGTCTATTTTCTTAACACATTCAATCTCTTTGCATCATATGTTGAAAAATACTGCAATCCTCATTATAAGCTTATCGTTCTACTTGTTCTCAATGAACTCCTTAGCGCAAGATTCTTGCAGTTCCCATACGGTTATGCTTTTTGTTAAAAATGCAAATCAGAAAAGCAGGATGATCATGGAGGAGGAAAAAGTTAAATATAAGTTAATTGGGAGCAAAGTAAAGGA
The nucleotide sequence above comes from Bacteroidota bacterium. Encoded proteins:
- a CDS encoding MATE family efflux transporter; protein product: MQHISQNNNQYQSKLKIVFKDIKDAIAGSEQDYTSGSMKKAIFLLSIPMVLEMIMESVFAIVDIYFVSKISTQAVTTVGLTESLLVAVIFTIGMGYAMATTALISRRVGEKKYEEASKVAVQAIILGVVTSIVLAIPGVFYASDLLRIMGAEKDIVENMSTYTAIMFGGNGIIMLLFIINAVFRGAGDAAVAMRVLWLANGINIILDPLLIFGIGPFPKLGVEGAAIATTIGRGLAVIYQIYLLFNGKHRIKLTLAAFKVDFSIIGQLVKLSLGTIGQYFIATASWLGLARILSTFGSDVFAGYQIAIRVFIFSLLPSWGISNAAATLVGQNLGANNPDRAEKTVWMVAKVNMITMAIVMVFFLTIPELLIKMFTTDAIVVASGSQCLRIMGLGLIFYGLGMVMINSFNGAGDTFTPTWINVIAFWAIEIPLAWFLALHSGLNEIGVFIAIVVAETVMTIIALMIFRQGKWKLKKV